In Mycobacterium sp. 050128, one genomic interval encodes:
- a CDS encoding amino acid permease, producing MSNRWRTKSVEQSIEDTDEPDTRLRKVLTWWDLMVFGVAVVIGAGIFTVTASTAGDITGPAIWISFLIAAITCALAALCYAEFASTLPVAGSAYTFSYATFGEFLAWIIGWNLLLELAIGAAVVSKGWSSYLGTVFGFGGGTVNVGSYSVDWGALLIVAVVATLVASGTKVSSRVSAVITAIKVSVVIFVVLVGVFYIKGSNYSPFIPKPEAGHEASGINQSVLSLLTGAHSSHYGWYGVLAGASIVFFAFIGFDIVATMAEETKHPQRDVPRGILASLAVVTVLYVAVSVVLSGMVSYTQLQTVPGGKPANLATAFTANGIQWASKIIAIGALAGLTTVVMVLVLGQCRVLFAMARDGLLPRSLAKTGSRGTPVRITVLVALVIAATASVFPISKLEEMVNVGTLFAFALVSAGVVVLRRTRPDLERGFRAPWVPLLPIASICACIWLMVNLTALTWVRFGVWLVVGTAIYLGYGYRHSIQGHRQAAQQA from the coding sequence ATGTCCAACCGATGGCGTACTAAGTCAGTCGAACAGTCCATCGAGGACACCGACGAGCCAGACACTCGACTCCGCAAGGTCCTCACCTGGTGGGACCTGATGGTCTTCGGCGTCGCCGTGGTGATCGGCGCCGGCATCTTCACGGTCACCGCATCGACCGCCGGTGATATCACCGGCCCCGCGATTTGGATCTCGTTCCTGATCGCCGCCATCACCTGCGCGCTGGCGGCGCTGTGCTACGCCGAATTCGCCTCGACGCTGCCCGTCGCGGGCAGCGCGTACACCTTCTCCTATGCCACCTTTGGTGAGTTCTTAGCGTGGATCATCGGCTGGAATCTGTTGCTGGAGTTGGCAATTGGTGCCGCCGTGGTGTCCAAGGGCTGGTCCAGTTATCTCGGCACCGTATTCGGTTTCGGCGGTGGCACAGTCAACGTGGGGTCGTACAGCGTCGACTGGGGCGCGCTGCTGATCGTCGCCGTGGTGGCGACCCTGGTCGCGTCGGGCACCAAAGTGTCGTCAAGGGTTTCGGCGGTGATCACCGCCATCAAGGTGTCGGTGGTCATCTTCGTCGTGCTGGTGGGCGTCTTCTACATCAAAGGCTCCAACTACTCGCCGTTCATCCCGAAGCCGGAAGCCGGGCACGAGGCGAGCGGCATCAATCAGTCGGTGCTGTCGCTGCTCACCGGGGCGCACAGCAGCCACTACGGGTGGTACGGCGTGCTGGCCGGGGCTTCGATCGTGTTCTTCGCATTCATCGGGTTCGACATCGTCGCGACGATGGCCGAGGAGACCAAACACCCGCAGCGCGACGTGCCGCGCGGGATTCTGGCGTCGCTGGCCGTCGTGACCGTTCTCTATGTCGCCGTCTCCGTCGTGTTGTCCGGCATGGTGTCCTACACCCAGCTCCAGACCGTCCCCGGCGGCAAGCCGGCAAACCTGGCCACCGCATTCACGGCGAACGGGATCCAGTGGGCGAGCAAGATCATCGCCATCGGCGCACTGGCCGGGTTGACCACCGTCGTGATGGTGCTGGTGCTGGGGCAGTGCCGGGTGCTGTTCGCGATGGCGCGCGACGGCTTGTTGCCGCGGTCGCTGGCCAAGACCGGCTCACGCGGGACGCCGGTCCGGATCACCGTGTTGGTCGCGCTGGTGATCGCGGCGACCGCATCAGTCTTCCCGATCAGCAAGCTCGAGGAGATGGTCAACGTCGGGACGCTGTTCGCGTTCGCGCTGGTCTCCGCCGGCGTCGTCGTCCTGCGCCGCACCCGACCGGACCTGGAGCGCGGGTTCCGGGCGCCGTGGGTGCCGCTGCTCCCGATCGCCTCGATTTGCGCGTGCATCTGGCTGATGGTCAACCTCACCGCACTGACCTGGGTCCGGTTCGGCGTGTGGCTGGTGGTGGGGACCGCGATCTATCTCGGCTACGGATACCGGCACTCCATCCAGGGGCATCGGCAGGCCGCTCAGCAGGCATAG
- a CDS encoding FAD-dependent oxidoreductase, with amino-acid sequence MVIGASIAGLCAARVLADWYSQVSVYERDELPSTPANRATIPQDRHLHLLMARGAHEFDSLFPGLLKDMVAAGVPMLENRPDCIHLGAAGHVLGTGHTLRDEFTAYVPSRPHLEWQLRSRVRDIDNVTILRRSVAEPRFDPARQRVTGVVLDPKDEVGGEPEFVPADLVVDAAGRGTRLPVWLTQWGYERPIEETLDIGINYASHQFRIPEGLIPEKVVVAGASHDQSLGMGMLCYEDGTWVLTTFGVAGAKPPTTFPEMVALAIELLPAHFTEALTHAKPLGAPAFHAFPTSRWRRYDKLDRFPAGIIPLGDAVASFNPTFGQGMTMTSLQAGHLRRALRSADEDLAGELSRATAKTTYPVWTMNAIGDVAFHHAGANAPIPWWWRPSGALFDQFLGAAETEPVLAEWFLRRFSLLDSLYMVPPPRIVGRTIAHNLRLWLRERREARQAAKGRAVTSLRSP; translated from the coding sequence ATAGTGATAGGCGCGAGCATCGCGGGTTTGTGCGCCGCCCGGGTGCTTGCTGACTGGTATTCGCAGGTCAGCGTCTATGAGCGCGATGAACTGCCGAGCACCCCGGCAAATCGCGCGACGATTCCGCAGGACCGGCATCTGCATCTGCTGATGGCGCGCGGGGCCCACGAATTCGACTCGTTGTTCCCGGGTCTGCTCAAGGACATGGTGGCCGCGGGTGTGCCGATGCTGGAAAACCGCCCGGACTGCATCCACCTGGGCGCGGCGGGCCATGTCCTCGGGACGGGCCACACGCTGCGCGACGAATTCACCGCATACGTGCCCAGCCGGCCACATCTCGAGTGGCAGTTGCGCAGCCGCGTCCGCGACATCGACAACGTCACGATCCTGCGCCGATCCGTCGCCGAACCGCGGTTCGACCCGGCGCGACAGCGGGTGACCGGTGTGGTGCTGGACCCCAAGGACGAGGTCGGCGGCGAGCCGGAATTCGTGCCTGCCGATCTGGTGGTCGACGCGGCGGGCCGGGGCACCCGGCTGCCGGTGTGGTTGACGCAGTGGGGATACGAGCGGCCCATCGAGGAGACCCTGGACATCGGCATCAACTACGCCAGTCACCAGTTCCGCATCCCCGAGGGATTGATCCCGGAGAAGGTGGTGGTGGCGGGCGCCTCCCACGACCAGTCGTTGGGGATGGGCATGCTGTGCTACGAGGACGGCACCTGGGTGCTGACCACCTTCGGGGTGGCCGGCGCGAAGCCGCCGACGACGTTCCCGGAAATGGTCGCGCTGGCCATCGAGCTGCTCCCGGCGCACTTCACCGAGGCGCTGACCCACGCCAAACCGCTTGGTGCACCGGCGTTTCACGCCTTTCCGACCAGCAGATGGCGCCGCTATGACAAGCTGGACCGCTTCCCGGCCGGCATCATCCCGTTGGGCGACGCCGTGGCCAGCTTCAATCCCACCTTCGGGCAGGGCATGACGATGACGTCGCTGCAGGCCGGTCATCTGCGGCGGGCATTGCGGTCCGCGGACGAAGACCTGGCCGGCGAGCTCAGCCGGGCGACCGCCAAGACGACTTATCCGGTGTGGACGATGAACGCGATCGGCGACGTCGCTTTTCACCACGCCGGCGCCAATGCTCCGATCCCCTGGTGGTGGCGGCCGTCGGGAGCGCTGTTCGACCAATTCCTCGGAGCCGCCGAGACCGAACCCGTTCTCGCCGAATGGTTTTTGCGCCGATTCTCGCTGCTCGACAGCCTCTATATGGTTCCACCGCCGCGGATCGTCGGCCGGACCATCGCGCACAACCTACGGCTGTGGCTGCGCGAGCGCCGCGAGGCGCGTCAGGCCGCCAAGGGTCGGGCCGTCACAAGCCTACGGTCGCCCTGA
- the manA gene encoding mannose-6-phosphate isomerase, class I: MELLRGAIRTYAWGSRTAIAEFTGRPVPAAHPEAELWFGAHPGDPAFLETEHGELSLLEAVTADPEGQLGSASRERFGDVLPFLVKVLAADEPLSLQAHPSAEQAIEGYLREEKLGIPVASPVRNYRDTSHKPELLVALHSFEALAGFRQAAVTIELLRALAVTDLDPYIELLHDQSDADGLRALFTTWITAPQPDIDVLVSAVIDGAIQYVSSGATEFAAEAKAVLELGERYPGDAGVLASLLLNRITLVAGEALYIPAGNLHTYLRGFAIEVMANSDNVLRGGLTPKHVDVPELLRVLDFAPTAEAQLRPSVHREGLGLVYDTPADEFAVALLTLEGEHLGHEVDASPNHDGPQILLCAEGSAVVHGKSGSLVLERGMAAWVAADDGPVGLVAHQPAKLFRATVGL, from the coding sequence GTGGAACTGCTTCGCGGTGCGATACGGACGTACGCATGGGGGTCGCGTACGGCCATCGCAGAATTCACCGGGCGTCCAGTGCCCGCGGCCCACCCCGAGGCCGAGCTCTGGTTCGGCGCGCATCCGGGGGATCCAGCCTTCCTGGAAACCGAGCATGGCGAACTCTCCTTGCTGGAGGCGGTGACCGCCGATCCGGAAGGACAGCTCGGCTCCGCCTCGCGCGAACGGTTCGGCGACGTGCTGCCGTTCCTGGTCAAGGTGCTCGCCGCCGACGAACCGCTGTCGCTGCAGGCCCATCCCAGCGCCGAACAGGCAATCGAGGGCTACCTGCGCGAGGAAAAGTTGGGCATTCCGGTGGCGTCGCCGGTCCGCAACTACCGCGACACGTCGCACAAGCCCGAATTGTTGGTGGCTCTGCACTCATTCGAGGCACTCGCCGGATTCCGCCAGGCCGCGGTCACCATCGAGTTGCTGCGGGCGCTGGCCGTCACCGACCTCGACCCCTACATCGAATTGCTGCACGACCAGTCCGACGCCGACGGTCTACGCGCGCTGTTCACCACCTGGATCACCGCACCGCAGCCCGACATCGACGTGCTGGTGTCCGCGGTGATCGACGGCGCCATCCAGTACGTCAGTTCCGGCGCAACGGAATTCGCGGCCGAGGCCAAGGCGGTGCTCGAACTCGGCGAACGCTACCCCGGGGACGCCGGAGTGCTGGCGTCGTTGTTGCTCAACCGGATCACTCTGGTCGCGGGCGAGGCGCTCTACATCCCGGCCGGCAACCTGCACACCTATCTGCGCGGGTTCGCGATCGAGGTAATGGCGAACTCCGACAACGTGTTACGCGGCGGGCTGACCCCCAAGCACGTCGACGTGCCCGAGTTGCTGCGGGTGCTGGACTTCGCACCCACCGCCGAGGCGCAGCTGCGGCCGTCCGTGCACCGCGAGGGCCTGGGGCTTGTCTACGACACCCCGGCCGACGAGTTCGCGGTGGCACTGCTGACCCTCGAGGGCGAACACCTCGGCCACGAGGTCGACGCGTCACCAAACCATGACGGTCCGCAGATCCTGTTGTGCGCCGAGGGTTCCGCGGTCGTGCACGGCAAATCCGGGTCACTGGTGCTGGAGCGCGGGATGGCGGCATGGGTCGCGGCCGACGACGGACCGGTGGGGCTGGTCGCGCACCAGCCGGCCAAGTTGTTCAGGGCGACCGTAGGCTTGTGA
- a CDS encoding TobH protein codes for MNVTRAIDLEDTDGLIAADRRGLLRSASSAGAQVRAIAAAVEEGELDSLRTGDRPRSVIWVAGQGTAETAGAMLAATQGGAASAPIAIVGEAPPWIGPLDVLIVAGDDPGDPALVGAAATGVRRGARIAVVAPYEGPLRDTTAGRAAVLAPRLRFPDEFGLCRYLAAGLATLHTVDPRLDIDLPALADELDAEALRNSASRDVFTNPAKIIAARLSHHPVALAGDSPATLALARHGSSQLLRIAHQVVAATGLADAVVALREPVHFGDGPPSVDALFHDEQIDGPLPERMRVLAFTLAGDRTVLAARVAGLDEVYLIAAHDVPEAPGGVGGSGGLVGAVAPGGAARPEQQLAVLAVRLEMAAVYLRLVRG; via the coding sequence GTGAACGTCACCCGGGCGATCGATCTCGAAGACACCGACGGCCTGATCGCCGCCGACCGGCGGGGCCTGTTGCGGTCCGCCTCCTCGGCCGGTGCGCAGGTGCGCGCCATTGCCGCCGCGGTCGAGGAAGGTGAGCTGGACTCGCTGCGCACCGGCGACCGGCCACGCAGCGTGATCTGGGTGGCCGGGCAGGGCACCGCCGAGACGGCCGGGGCGATGCTGGCCGCGACGCAGGGCGGCGCGGCGTCCGCGCCGATCGCAATCGTCGGGGAGGCCCCGCCGTGGATAGGCCCGCTCGACGTGCTGATCGTCGCCGGCGACGACCCCGGCGACCCGGCTCTCGTCGGAGCCGCCGCGACCGGGGTGCGCCGCGGTGCGCGAATTGCCGTCGTCGCGCCGTACGAAGGTCCGCTGCGCGACACCACGGCCGGCCGCGCCGCGGTGCTCGCCCCACGGTTGCGGTTTCCCGACGAGTTCGGCCTGTGCCGGTACCTGGCCGCCGGCTTGGCGACGCTGCATACCGTGGACCCGCGACTGGACATCGATCTGCCGGCGCTCGCCGACGAGCTGGACGCCGAAGCGCTGCGCAACAGCGCGAGCCGTGACGTATTCACCAACCCGGCCAAGATCATCGCCGCGCGCTTGTCGCACCACCCGGTGGCACTGGCAGGTGACTCTCCCGCGACGCTGGCGCTGGCCCGGCATGGCAGTTCGCAGCTACTGCGGATCGCGCACCAGGTGGTCGCCGCCACCGGGCTGGCCGATGCGGTGGTGGCGCTGCGCGAGCCCGTCCATTTCGGTGATGGCCCCCCGTCGGTGGATGCGCTCTTTCACGACGAACAAATCGACGGGCCGCTGCCCGAGCGGATGCGGGTGCTGGCGTTCACGCTGGCCGGCGACCGGACAGTGTTGGCCGCTCGGGTGGCCGGGCTGGACGAGGTGTACCTGATCGCGGCGCACGACGTGCCCGAAGCACCCGGCGGCGTGGGCGGGTCCGGCGGCCTGGTCGGGGCGGTGGCCCCGGGAGGCGCGGCCCGCCCCGAACAGCAACTGGCAGTATTGGCCGTTCGGCTGGAGATGGCTGCCGTTTACTTACGACTGGTGCGGGGATAG
- a CDS encoding phosphomannomutase/phosphoglucomutase has translation MSRPAATVHRVIKAYDIRGLVGEEIDESLVADVGAAFAALMRGEGAQRVVIGHDMRDSSPSLAAAFAAGVTNQGLDVVRIGLASTDQLYFASGSLDCPGAIFTASHNPAAYNGIKLCRAGAKPVGAETGLKVISEHVIAGVADYDGKPGTSTDRDVLSDYGEFLRSLVATSGLRPLRVAVDAGNGMAGHTAPSVLGPIDSITLLPLYFELDGSFPNHEANPLDAANLLDLQFYVRETGADIGLAFDGDADRCFVIDERGMPVSPSTVTSLVAAREIGREIGATVIHNLITSRAVPELVAERGGTPLRSRVGHSYIKALMAETGAIFGGEHSAHYYFRDFWGADSGMLAALYVLAALGEQDRPLSELTADYQRYEASGEINFKVADAAQCVDAVLKSFGSRIHSIDHMDGVTVDLGDGSWFNLRTSNTEPLLRLNAEGRTTEDVEAMVAEISAGIAGQVQRNESVP, from the coding sequence ATGTCTCGGCCCGCCGCGACTGTCCACCGTGTCATCAAGGCTTATGACATCCGTGGGCTGGTCGGCGAAGAGATCGACGAGTCGCTGGTCGCCGATGTCGGGGCAGCGTTCGCCGCGTTGATGCGCGGCGAGGGCGCGCAACGCGTGGTGATCGGACACGACATGCGCGATAGCTCGCCGTCGCTCGCCGCTGCCTTCGCGGCCGGGGTGACCAACCAGGGCCTGGACGTGGTGCGGATCGGGTTGGCCTCCACCGACCAGCTGTATTTCGCCTCGGGGTCACTCGATTGCCCCGGCGCGATATTCACCGCCAGCCACAACCCCGCCGCTTACAACGGCATCAAGCTCTGCCGGGCCGGCGCGAAACCGGTCGGTGCGGAGACCGGGCTGAAAGTGATCTCCGAACACGTGATCGCCGGAGTCGCCGACTACGACGGGAAGCCGGGGACCAGCACCGACCGCGATGTGCTCTCCGACTACGGCGAGTTCCTGCGGTCCCTGGTGGCGACGTCCGGCTTACGGCCGCTGCGGGTGGCGGTCGACGCCGGCAACGGCATGGCCGGTCATACCGCACCGTCGGTGCTCGGCCCGATCGACTCGATCACGTTGTTGCCGTTGTATTTCGAGCTCGACGGGTCGTTTCCGAATCACGAGGCCAACCCGCTGGACGCGGCTAACCTGCTGGATCTGCAGTTCTACGTCCGCGAAACCGGCGCCGACATCGGATTGGCCTTCGACGGCGACGCCGACCGGTGCTTCGTGATCGACGAGCGCGGGATGCCGGTTTCTCCGTCGACGGTGACGAGCCTGGTTGCCGCGCGCGAGATCGGCCGGGAAATCGGCGCCACCGTCATCCACAATCTGATCACGTCGCGGGCGGTGCCCGAGCTGGTCGCCGAGCGCGGCGGTACTCCGTTGCGCTCGCGGGTCGGACACTCCTATATCAAGGCGCTGATGGCCGAAACCGGTGCGATCTTCGGCGGCGAGCATTCCGCGCACTATTACTTCCGTGATTTCTGGGGCGCCGACTCAGGGATGCTGGCCGCGCTGTATGTACTGGCCGCGCTCGGCGAGCAGGACCGGCCGCTGTCCGAGCTGACCGCGGACTATCAGCGTTACGAGGCGTCCGGTGAGATCAATTTCAAGGTGGCCGACGCCGCGCAGTGCGTGGACGCCGTGTTGAAGTCGTTCGGCAGCCGGATCCACTCCATCGACCACATGGACGGGGTGACGGTGGATCTGGGCGACGGCAGCTGGTTCAACCTGCGCACCTCCAACACCGAGCCGTTGTTGCGACTGAACGCGGAGGGCCGCACCACCGAGGACGTCGAGGCGATGGTCGCCGAGATCAGCGCCGGAATCGCCGGCCAGGTGCAGCGCAATGAGAGTGTGCCGTGA
- a CDS encoding DUF3499 domain-containing protein: MNVPRRCCRPGCPHYAVATLTFVYSDSTAVVGPLATAREPHSWDLCVGHAGRITAPRGWDLVRHAGPLNSEPTNPDEDDLVALADAVREGGAAAASLPHAGGTGMPLNGFPARAGNVSAEPHLHHTGAQATAPSSHLFAPPDKRSGRRRGHLRVLPDPSD; this comes from the coding sequence GTGAACGTTCCCCGTCGCTGCTGCCGGCCAGGGTGCCCGCATTACGCCGTGGCGACCTTGACGTTCGTCTATTCGGACTCGACGGCAGTGGTAGGCCCGCTCGCGACCGCGCGCGAACCGCATTCGTGGGACCTGTGCGTCGGCCACGCCGGCCGCATCACGGCCCCCCGCGGCTGGGATCTCGTGCGCCATGCCGGCCCCCTGAATTCGGAGCCCACGAATCCCGATGAAGACGACTTGGTCGCGCTTGCCGACGCCGTGCGCGAAGGCGGTGCGGCAGCGGCGTCCTTGCCGCACGCCGGCGGCACCGGCATGCCGTTGAACGGCTTCCCCGCGCGAGCGGGAAATGTCTCCGCCGAACCGCATCTGCACCACACCGGAGCCCAGGCCACCGCGCCGAGCAGCCATCTGTTCGCGCCGCCGGATAAACGGTCCGGTCGCCGTCGCGGGCATCTGCGGGTGTTGCCCGATCCGTCCGACTAG
- a CDS encoding metallopeptidase family protein, producing the protein MRGPLLPPTVPGWRSRAERFDMAVLEAYEPIERRWQSRVSELDVAVDEIPRIAAKDPDSVQWPPEVVADGPIALARLIPAGVDVRGNSTRARIVLFRKPIERRAKDTVELGDLLHEILVAQVAIYLDVEPTVIDPTIDDE; encoded by the coding sequence ATGCGCGGTCCTTTGCTGCCGCCGACGGTGCCGGGGTGGCGCAGCCGGGCCGAGCGATTCGACATGGCGGTGCTCGAGGCCTACGAACCCATCGAGCGGCGCTGGCAATCACGAGTGTCGGAACTCGACGTGGCGGTCGACGAAATTCCGCGCATCGCCGCCAAGGACCCGGACAGCGTGCAGTGGCCGCCCGAGGTCGTCGCCGATGGACCGATCGCGCTGGCCCGCTTGATCCCCGCCGGGGTCGACGTCCGAGGAAATTCGACGCGGGCGCGAATTGTCTTGTTCCGCAAGCCCATCGAACGACGCGCTAAAGACACCGTCGAACTGGGCGACTTACTGCACGAGATCCTGGTGGCGCAGGTGGCCATCTACCTCGACGTCGAACCGACTGTCATCGACCCGACGATCGACGACGAATAA
- a CDS encoding WhiB family transcriptional regulator has product MSYEHLRGVMPSTERATISSAPAPIARPYLTVVPDAPIAFEPEPLPEPELTPDQWQDRALCAQTDPEAFFPEKGGSTREAKKICLGCEVRHECLEYALAHDERFGIWGGLSERERRRLKRGII; this is encoded by the coding sequence ATGTCTTACGAGCACCTACGGGGCGTCATGCCAAGCACTGAGCGCGCCACGATCAGCTCCGCGCCGGCGCCGATTGCACGGCCATACTTGACCGTGGTCCCTGATGCGCCAATCGCATTCGAGCCCGAGCCGTTGCCGGAACCCGAACTCACTCCGGACCAATGGCAGGACCGCGCGCTGTGCGCGCAGACCGACCCGGAGGCCTTCTTCCCGGAGAAGGGCGGATCGACTCGCGAAGCCAAGAAGATCTGCCTGGGTTGCGAGGTACGTCATGAATGCCTGGAGTACGCGCTGGCCCATGACGAGCGCTTCGGCATCTGGGGTGGCCTCTCCGAGCGTGAGCGCCGCCGCCTCAAGCGCGGCATCATCTGA
- the cofD gene encoding 2-phospho-L-lactate transferase, whose amino-acid sequence MKVTVLVGGVGGARFLLGVQQLLGLGQFATGGETSDHELTAVVNIGDDAWIHGVRVCPDLDTCMYTLGGGVDPERGWGHRDETWHAKEELAHYGMQPDWFQLGDRDLGTHLVRTQMLNAGYPLSQITTALCDRWQPGAQLVPASDDRCETHVVITDPADDSRRAIHFQEWWVRYRANVPTHSFAFVGAETASATTDAVDAIGNADIIMLAPSNPVVSVGAILAVPGIRGALRAARAPIVGYSPIIGGKPLRGMADACLEVIGVESTAEAVGRYYGARTATGILDCWLVHDGDLETFKEEIDGVAVRAVPLLMSDPKATAEMVRAGLDIAGVAP is encoded by the coding sequence GTGAAGGTCACCGTTCTGGTCGGTGGGGTCGGCGGCGCCCGGTTCCTACTGGGTGTTCAACAATTACTCGGGCTGGGTCAGTTCGCAACCGGGGGAGAAACTTCCGACCACGAGCTGACCGCCGTCGTCAACATCGGCGACGATGCCTGGATCCACGGGGTTCGGGTTTGTCCGGATTTGGACACCTGCATGTATACCTTAGGTGGAGGCGTAGACCCGGAGCGCGGTTGGGGCCATCGCGACGAAACCTGGCACGCCAAAGAGGAATTGGCGCACTACGGCATGCAGCCAGACTGGTTTCAACTCGGCGACCGCGATTTGGGGACGCACCTGGTGCGCACCCAGATGCTCAACGCCGGCTACCCGCTCTCGCAGATCACCACGGCGTTGTGCGACCGCTGGCAACCCGGCGCACAGTTGGTGCCCGCCAGCGACGACCGTTGTGAAACCCATGTGGTGATCACCGATCCGGCCGACGACAGTCGGCGCGCGATCCACTTCCAGGAGTGGTGGGTGCGCTACCGGGCCAACGTGCCAACCCACAGCTTCGCGTTCGTCGGCGCTGAAACGGCCAGTGCCACAACTGATGCGGTCGACGCGATCGGCAACGCCGATATCATCATGCTGGCGCCGTCCAATCCGGTGGTGAGCGTCGGCGCGATCCTGGCCGTGCCGGGGATCCGCGGCGCACTGCGGGCGGCTCGCGCACCGATCGTCGGCTACTCCCCGATCATCGGTGGAAAACCGTTGCGCGGCATGGCTGATGCCTGCCTCGAGGTGATCGGGGTCGAGTCCACCGCCGAAGCGGTCGGCCGATATTACGGCGCGCGCACTGCCACCGGGATATTGGACTGCTGGCTGGTGCACGACGGCGACTTGGAAACCTTCAAAGAAGAAATCGACGGCGTCGCGGTGCGCGCGGTGCCGCTGTTGATGAGCGATCCGAAGGCGACGGCAGAAATGGTTCGGGCCGGACTGGACATTGCGGGCGTGGCGCCGTGA
- a CDS encoding coenzyme F420-0:L-glutamate ligase — translation MTDTPREHGSAATIEILPVTGLPEFRPGDDLGAAVAAAAPWLRDSDVVVVTSKVVSKCEGRLVAAPEDPEERDELRRRLVDDEAVRVLARKGRTLITENRLGLVQAAAGVDGSNVGRSELALLPLDPDGSAAALRAALREKLGVDVAVVITDTMGRAWRNGQIDAAIGAAGLAVLHGYSGAFDEHGNELVVTEIAVADEVAAAADLVKGKLTAMPVAVVRGLTVVDDGTTARQLLRPGPEDLFWLGTAEALEMGRREAQLLRRSVRRFSAEPVPPELIEAAVAEALTAPAPHHTRPVRFVWLRTTATRTRLLDRMKDKWRTDLAGDGKPDDAIDRRVARGQILYEAPEVIIPMLVPEGAHTYSDAERTDAEHTMFTVAVGAAVQALLVALAVRGVGSCWIGSTIFAADLVRAELELPADWEPLGGIAIGYASEEAGPGGLRGPVNPGDLLIRK, via the coding sequence GTGACCGATACCCCGAGGGAGCACGGCTCCGCCGCGACGATCGAGATCCTGCCCGTCACCGGACTTCCCGAGTTCCGCCCCGGCGACGATCTCGGCGCGGCAGTCGCCGCTGCCGCCCCGTGGCTGCGCGACAGCGATGTCGTCGTGGTCACCAGCAAGGTGGTGTCCAAGTGCGAGGGCCGGCTGGTGGCCGCTCCCGAGGACCCCGAGGAGCGCGACGAGCTCCGGCGCAGACTGGTCGATGACGAGGCGGTGCGGGTGCTGGCCCGCAAGGGCCGCACGCTGATCACCGAGAACCGGCTCGGGCTGGTGCAGGCCGCCGCCGGCGTCGACGGATCCAACGTCGGCCGAAGCGAACTCGCGCTGCTGCCGCTGGACCCCGACGGCAGTGCCGCGGCCCTGCGCGCCGCGCTGCGTGAGAAGCTCGGCGTCGACGTCGCGGTGGTTATCACCGACACCATGGGCCGGGCCTGGCGCAACGGTCAAATCGACGCCGCGATCGGCGCGGCGGGATTGGCTGTGCTGCATGGCTATTCGGGTGCGTTCGACGAGCACGGCAACGAGTTGGTGGTCACCGAGATCGCGGTGGCCGACGAAGTGGCCGCCGCTGCGGATCTGGTCAAGGGCAAGCTGACCGCAATGCCGGTGGCCGTGGTGCGCGGGCTGACCGTCGTCGACGACGGCACCACTGCGCGGCAGCTGCTGCGGCCCGGACCCGAAGATCTGTTCTGGCTCGGCACCGCCGAAGCCCTCGAGATGGGCCGCCGCGAGGCCCAGCTGCTGCGCCGGTCGGTGCGCCGGTTCAGCGCCGAGCCGGTGCCACCGGAGCTGATCGAGGCGGCCGTCGCCGAGGCGCTCACCGCGCCCGCCCCGCACCACACCCGCCCGGTGCGGTTCGTCTGGCTGCGTACCACGGCCACCCGGACCCGGCTGCTCGATCGGATGAAGGACAAGTGGCGCACCGACCTGGCCGGCGACGGAAAGCCGGACGACGCGATCGATCGGCGAGTGGCGCGCGGCCAGATCCTCTACGAGGCACCCGAGGTCATCATCCCGATGCTGGTGCCCGAGGGCGCCCACACCTATTCCGATGCTGAGCGCACCGATGCCGAGCACACCATGTTCACCGTCGCGGTCGGCGCGGCCGTGCAGGCATTGCTGGTCGCGCTGGCCGTTCGGGGAGTGGGCAGCTGCTGGATCGGCTCGACGATCTTTGCCGCCGATTTGGTCCGCGCCGAGCTGGAGCTGCCGGCCGACTGGGAACCGTTGGGCGGCATCGCGATCGGCTACGCCTCCGAAGAGGCAGGGCCCGGAGGGTTGCGCGGACCCGTGAATCCCGGAGATCTGCTGATCCGCAAGTGA